Within the Bos indicus x Bos taurus breed Angus x Brahman F1 hybrid chromosome 17, Bos_hybrid_MaternalHap_v2.0, whole genome shotgun sequence genome, the region CATCCCACCCTGCAAGACTTGCTTGGTCCTGCCCACGTCTCTCGTGGGCCACAAGCCACGCCAACCGAGGCACGTTCCCAGCCCAGTTAGTGACTCTTACAGCTTCTGTAAACATCTCGTTAAACAGAGGCAATCAAAGCCAAGACTGCAGTATCTTCAAAATAACATTCACATGTATACAGATCAGTCCCCACAGAACATAGTGAGagggaaaagaatttgcctgccagtgcaagagaagtgggtttgattaggaagatcccctggagtaggaaacggcaacccactcaagtattattcttgcctgggaaattccatggacagaggaccctggcgggccacggtccatggggtcaccaagagtcggacatgactgagcacgcatgcacgcagggCTCAGAGGAAAATCCATTGTCCTAGTTAGTtacattaaaataatcaaaacagcatctCGTGTAAGATGTTAGTAAAAGAACAATCAGAATAGTAGGGAAAGCAAGAGGAAGAATTTAGGAACAACTGAAGCAGAAATTGAGAATTTGAAGTCAGAACAGATCTTGGAAAAAATATACAGCTGTTAGCTAGCCAATCAGTAAAAATTAAGGAAGTGTAAATACgcaaagaatgaaatgagaatggGGAAATAACGTAAGCTATAGAGGAAGTTAAAAGTACTAGAAAAGATGcctcatttcaataaaaataaatttggaaactTGACAAAATAACCTTTCTAGGATAAATAGGATTACGGTACTTAACACTTAGTAAAAACATCTCTGTTTAtcagaaattcagatttaattggGCAGGCTTACAggtcccaggaggaggaaagatCTAGGTGGGTCAGCGATCACACAGAAAAGCTGAGAACATTGCAGGAACAGTGGCCTACCTCAAACACCCTTCTGGAAAGTTCCCCAGTGTCCTGCCATTAGGACCATAGGCTTCTCCTGCCAATTGTGTTTGGGAAACTCAACACAAAGTCCTCAAAAAAAACAATACTCGAAAGGAGACTCCAAGCAACACATTCAAAAGGACAGCATGTCCCCGGCGGGCCCTACAGCAGGACGGCTGGGAATGTCTGTGAGGGCCTGGACTCCCCTCTCAGCAGAGAAACCCAGGGTCATCTCCACGGAGAGGCGTCTGACGGAAGCCAACACTCATTCtggattaagaaaaaaacagcCCATGGACCTAACACTCAAACGCTGAAAGAGACCCACGGGTACTCCCTTCACGTGAATAAATATCTCAAAACAACACCAACGTCTGCTGGGCACTGGCCGCGGTTAGGAGCCGCTCTATTGCTTTCCACGTACGAATCCACGTAATTCTCCCGAATGGAAGGGAGCCACGATGACCCCCGTCTCGCAATGAGAAAGTGCGCGCTCAGTCGCGTCGACtgtgaccccgtggtctgtagcctgccaggctcctctgtccgtggggctctccaggcaagaacactggagtgggttgccgtcaccttctccgggagatcttcccgacacagggatggagcccaggtctcctgcatctcctggaactggcaggcggattctctacccgagccacaggggaagcccatgtTGAGAATACTGACGTCCCAAAGCTCCTAGGGTCCTGGAGTGTAAGTGTAAGTGTAAGTGTAAGTTCCCAAGTGGTGGAATTGGGAGGCGGGTGCAGTAAAGGAGTCTTGACTCCCTCCCTCCTACCACATACAGAAATTAATTTGGGATGAACCCTAGGCCTAAATGGGAAATCTAAAATAATTGCGGGGGTGGGGATGAGGGacctcaagaggaaggggatacatGTAGAACCGTCTCATGGCTGATTCGTGCTGTGTGTAACAGAAGCCGACACAAAGTCGTAAGGCAATTACCCtccagtgagaaagaaaaagttataaaataactgCCTCGGCAGCTGGTCCAGCGTCACTGATTATAAAGACCTTCACCTGCTCACTAAATTGCATCAGTGCTTTTgtgaagcaaacaaacaaaaactcaagtAAACCTCAGAAACCATCAACCACGAAGTCCACAGAGACACGCAAATACGTACGGGACTCTGTGCCTCTGCTCGAGGAGCACGTCAAGCAGTGGGGAGAAGAGGAATGGTTAACAATCAGCACGAGAGCACGCAGGTAGCCGCCATCTGGGGAAGCAGTAAGCGGGACCCCTGCTCTTTTTATTTATACCAAATTAAACTCCAGTCGGACCAAGATTTAAGAATAaacccatttaaaaatgaaactgaaaagaaaaaccaaaattaaaatttttcattagaaaTGAAACTACCCCCCGAAAACACCATACAGATATtgtaagaaaatgagagaatgttCTATTTATGATCTTTGAGTAGGGAAGTCCTTTACTGGGCATGACATAAAATCAAGAAgccatgttgtttttttttttaaaaggatgctgGGGAGATTGAGATGGGcttgtacacactgttatatttgaAATGGATGACCGGAAAGCACCTGCTGCACAGCACACAGAACCCTGCCCAGTGCCACGTGGCCGCCtggatggggtgtgtgtgtgtgtgtgtgtgtgtgtgtgtgtgtggctgagtccctgcactggtcacctggaactcacaaataaaaaggtttttaaaaaaaaaagaaagaaagggttaACTAGGACTTCGCTGtcggtccagcggttaggactctgcgcttctaATGCGGGGGAtggggtccaatccctggtcaggaaactaagatcccacccgACGAGCAGCATGGCCAAGACTGTTTTCAAAAGAGAATAGATCTGAACAcatggaaatttaaaatgttgatgtggaaaatattttaaaagatcaacgACAACCTTGGGGAAAGACAGTTTCAATACATAACATGGCCTGAGCCTggtttctttaatatttaaatacttaaatatttaatagCAAAGACCAAGAATCCATTAGAAAGAGGCACAAGGATGTGACCCGTGAGGCCCTGGGAAGAGAACTACAAATGGTGATCTCAGCGCACACAGTTGTTCAACCTCCCTGGTAAACGTGCCAATTCAAACAACAACGAGATCCCACAAAGAAAAAACAGCTGCAGCCCAAAGGATTCGTCTCTGAATGCTTCCAAACACTGATACCAGGAAAAAATACAGTCTTACACAAACTTCCCCAGAACAGAGAAAATGTTGCCCAACTTTTAATGAGGCCAGCAGAATCCTGAGAACAAAACTTGACGAGAACGTTTCATGAAGGAAAAGTACAGGGTGATTTCATTCGCTCACAGAGACGAAACATTCCTAAATGATACATGAATTCACCACTATCGATTTGGGTTTATTCTGGGAATATGTGATTGGTTGAACATTACAAAATCAAGCAATTctgggaactccctggcagtctagtggttaggaccgccaagggcctgagttcaatccctggcctgggaactaagatcccacaaacccgGCAACgtggccaaacaaacaaaagcaaacattcaAGCGATGCAATTCCCTGTGTTAACGCACGAAcagaacaggaggaaaaaacaTCCACCCTCTCAACAAACGCAGAAAAGCGTCTGGCAACACTTGCCAACTCCACTGAGCACTAAAGCTCGCAGGAACTAGGAACGGAAGGAAACTTCCTCAATCTGGTAAATGGCGGCTACGAAGCCCTACTGGACTCCATACGTCACGGCGAAACCTGACCGCCTTCCTTTTGAGACCGAGGCCAGCTTCTCTTGAGAAGGACACACGGCGTTTGCTGgctttcactgttttctttccacACGGAAAGAGAAGTCCTTGCCCAGGCAGTCAGGTGGGAAAGacaaacagaaggagaaagagcTGGCAAGGAGGACAGAGGCCGTCCGTGTGTGCAGGCGCTTAACAGGGAAGCGAGAGAAACCCCAGTGACTCGTGCAAGGCCGCTGGGGCCAGGGAAACACGCAAAGATCACCGCTCTCTACGGATCCCTCCCAGACGGAAACATTTCTTTTTGGACTGAAATCACTTAtgatagcattttgaaaaatccaagcctgaaagtaaaagaaacaggtaTTCGAGACCCCTACGTTGACCAAGGCTGCGAACTATAACTGCAGGATGTGAAGAAGACTTGAATAAACGGAAGCTTGTACTATGTTCACGGACTAAGAGAGTCAGGACGGCGAAGAGACCAATTCTCCCCATGTCCACCCGTAAATCCGATGCAATTCTAACAGAAGTCCTCACTTTTTCCGGGGGGTCTGTttgtgggttttgtgtgtgtgtgtaaattgtAAGCTGATGTTGAAATTCATGTGGAAACACCAAGAGCTAGGACTAGCCCAGGCAGtcctgagtgaaagtgaaagtcgctcagtcgtgtccgactctttgtgaccccctgcaCTATTCAGTCCATCgagctctccaggccagaatactgaagtgggtgcctttcccttctccaggggatcttcccaacccaggggtcaaacccaagtctcccacactgcagtcgGTCTTAAGGAAGAGCATCACAGAGGACGCACATCACCAGAGGTCGGGAGCCAGCTACGGTGACTAAGGCGATCAGGCTCCAGTACAGTAATAAACCTGACCTCTGACAGAGGAGACAGAGCGGTGCAGTGCGGAAGGGACTGTGTTTCAAAGGACAATGCCAAGTCCATCAGATATTCACGTGAGACAGGTGTGTCCTGACCTGCCTCACACACGGCACAGACGTCTCATCATAAAATCGGACGCCACAACGCCTTTCTCTATAGGAGCCCACAGAGCAGCTCGGCGACTGGGAGGGGCAAAGAGGACGCAGAAGGCCCCAAGCGTAACAGAGAAAACAGCAGTGAACTTAAAAAGAACAGCAGTGTTCTGAAGAAACAAGATCCTGGGCGTGGCTCAAGGTCCACCGCCTGGGGACTGAGTGGTAAGGAAATCCTTCCGTTCGggttttaagatttttaattgtagtaaaatacaagtggggcttccctggtggctcagtggtaaagaatctgcccgccagtgcaggagatacgggtttccatccctgggtcggggaagaccccctggaggaggaaatggcaacccacctcagtactcttgcctggagaaccccatggacagcggagcctggtgggctgcagtccatgggggtcaccaagagtcggacgtgacttagcaactaaagagcagCAGCGAAATACACACAACAGAAAGCGGACTGTCTTGACCACTTCTCAGGGTCCCGCTCAGACAGTGGTTGTCCTGTGTCTGGCTATTGCACTCAGCACAACagcctcaaggttcatccacgctGAAGCACGTGTATGACCCAGCGGTATCCCGTTGTACACAGACACGCCGCACCTGTTCACCCATCTATCTGCTGATGGACCCTTAAGCTGCCTCCGCCTTCTGGCTGTCGTGACTGActctgctgctgtgaacactggaggGTCCGTCTGAACGATTTAAAGCCTTGCGCACAGTGTGTGTCCTCAGCGCTGGTGACAGATGTAGGGTCTTTTTCGCCTCTGGGCCTGGTGTACAGGACCAAACGCTGCAGCACACAGACCCAGAACGTGCCACGGCTTACTCACAgacaagtttattttttgttcccAAAGCAGGACTGGATGCGTTGAAGAGGCTGGGGCGAGGGCCCCTTCACAGGTTGGCACGGCTTCTAGTCCGTGGGAGCAGGGGAAAGGGCGGGTGGAGGGGTTTGCCTGGGGAGGCGTTAAGGGCCAGCCTGGAAAGTTCCCCACCTGCTTCTGCGGGCAGGCAGCAACGGGACTGCTCCAGGGGCACGGGCCGCTGGAGGTTGCTGAGCCCCTATTCAGATAAATGGCTTCCGTCCTCTGCCCGGAGGCGGACTCCCCCAGGAAGCGCCGCCCGCCCCCACAGTGCAGGGCCTGGTCACCCCTTCCTCCCGAGCAGGACACACCACGGGGACGGGGGTCTCCCAGCAAGGGCCTGGCCCGGGGCGGGCACTGGGTCACCTGGGGCTCTGTGGGAGGAAGCAGCCTGCCCGAGGGGTCCCTGCCCGGACTTCAGCCAACAGGAGACCCGAGGGGGAAGCTGGAGGGGATGTGAATGCTCCTTCCTCGGGAGGCTGGGGGTGTCAGGGGCCTTTGCTGCTGAGGCCCAGGCCCCCATGTGGCTCCgtggcctcctcccctccccctgcaatGGGCTCTGGGGCTGTCATGTCCTGGGGCTACGGTTTGGGGAGGACACCTCTCTGAGGCTAGGGTCCCCACCACTGATGTTTCCAGGGGCCCTGTGCCCAGCCCTGGGACCCTGCACCCTCACACAGGCCTGGCCGCACCCCGACTCTCTCAGGGCCCTGGGAAAACCTCTGCCaggtgttgggcttcccaggctggTTGGCCCCTGGCACTGGGAAAGCCTGACGTCTGGGGCCAGGGCCACAATGGATCCCTTCTCctgcccagggtgggggtggggggtggctccAGGGCCCAGAGGGACGGGGTGGGTGGGGAGCCAGGAggaggccaggcttccctctcaGGCCTCAGCTGCCGCCCTCATGTTGCTCACCCACAAgtgcccagcctggccctgccaGGGAGGTGCGGGGCTCGGCTGATGGGGGCCAGCCCAGCCTGACCTCATCCCCAGGGAGGAAAGTACCTTCCCAGGGGCCAAGGAGTGGGCACTCAGCCCCCCTGTCCTGAGCTGGAagccaggggtggggaggtgcCAGGTGGGGTCTGGAAGGACACGCACTGACTGGGTACCACCCCCGGGACCCTCCCACCTTTGCCCTGTTCCCTGAAACACACCCCGCCACACGCAGCACCCTCAGACTCCCGGCAGGGGGACCTGCTGCCCGCccccctcccagcccaggcctctctgcccagGACCCTCTGCCAAAGGCAGGGCTGAGGAGGTAGGGAGGTCAGAGCCTGCTGGATCTTGGGTAACCTGTACAACTTCCAAGACTGGGGATTCGAGGCGTCCCCCACCCAGGTGGGCCTGCATGAACCTTGGCCGAGGCGGTGACTACAAGCCTGCTGGGGCACTTGCccggccttccctggtggcctgggtCCCCGGTAGCATCCACCTCCGCAATTCTTAGCCTCTGCTGCCCTCACGTGGCCACTCAGCACGGCTGCGAGAAGGCTCTGCTCAGGGCCCCCTACCCAGGGCGCCAGGTGTCTCCAGGCTGCTCCCTGACCCTCGCTCCTCTCAGGCAGAGCCACCAGCCCTGGGCAGCAGGCAGCAAGCACCCACCTCCAACCCACAAGCCCTGGCACTTCCCCGTCTGAGACCTCTGATGGAAACCCGGCACCATCCTACCCAGGCCCCCCAGAGCACCCGTTCAGTACCCTCACGAGAGGCCTGGGTCCTGTACACTTGCCTCCGGACAGTCCTGGGCAAAGGGTCCAGGGGCCTGGACCAGCTGGGCATGGCGCTCCCACACTGCCTCTGGGGCTGGGCTAGAGCTGGGTGCCCAGCGTAGTGCCCCATGCACGCTTCCGCTCCCATGACACAGTCACTGTTCTAGATCCCACTTTACAAACGGACAGTCGGAGCCTGGGGACAGGCCAGTCACTCTCGGTGCCGTGCACCGCCCAGGGCGACCACTGGACTCCCGGGGATAAGGCACGCCACGAGCACAGACACCACAGAGGGGCACCAAAGCTTGTTTTCTGCCTCCACAGGCAAGGAGTCTGTCAGGAGACGTTCCGTAAGACTTGGAGTTACAAGACTGGAGCTTAGAAGGTCCATGCCCAAGGCTGGACCCAGCCACAGTCCCGGGCAGCCAGGCTCAGGGCCTGGGAATCAAGGCAGCTCGGCCCTGGGGCTCACTGCTGGGTCAGCAGGCTCACACTGGGGGTCAGGGGAACGGGATCTGAGGTACTGGCCTTTGCACATCAGGTGCTGGCATGTCAGGGTTCGGGAGACAGGCCTCAGGATTTGAGGGTACAGAGCCCAGGGCCTGGAGAACTAGGGTTTGGGGTATGCAGGGAACAGAGCCACGGGAGCTTCCCGGTTACAGTTCGGGGTTCGGGCCTTCGGTGACAGAGCAGGGCACTCGGCTTGAAAAGCTCAGGTACCGGGTGTACGGGTTCCACGTGTCTGGCGCTAGGAACCCGAGGATTCAAGTACTGGGGTGCAGGCTCCTGGAAGTTTGGAGGCTCGGCTTTGGCCTCGGGGAGGCCCCGTGCATCTCGCGCCACTGGCCAAGTGTGCTTCGCTCAGGGCTGCGAACCCCAGACGGCCCTGCAACAGAGTTGCGGTCTAGCGCGGGCACGGTGGTCCCACGCGcgcccggggtgggggtgggggtgcgggggcGGGCCCATGAGAACCGAGGAGGAGTGGACCGGGCCTGGGAGAGAGGGGTCTCACGTGTTGCTCTTCCTGCGGCGTAGGAGCCAGTAGCCAAGCCCAACCAGGGCCACCAGCCCCAGGCCTCCAAAGATGATGCCCAGCAGCACCGCGTAGCTCCGTCCTGGAGAGGTGGTGGGCTGTGAGTGCACCTAGCAACCAGGCGCAGGCGTGCGCACACGTGCGCGTGGGGTGGACTTGGGGCGCGGGCGCGCGGGCGCGTGGGCGGGGCGAGGCAGTGTGCGTGGGCAGGCCAGGGGCCGGTGGGCGGGGCTAGGCCGGCTGATGGGCGGGGCTAGGCAGTGTGGGTAGGGCAAGGACTTGTGGGCGGGGCTTCTGGTGGGCGGGGTGTTCTCACCTGGCTGGCACGTGGGGGTGGGCCAGGACCAGGTGCCGTCAGCCTGGCAGGTGCTGGCGTCTGCCCCAGCCAGGCTGTAGCCGTTGTTGCAGCGGAAGCGGACGGTGGAGCCCACCAGGTACCTCTCGCCCTGCTTGTGTCCGTTGGCAGGCGGGGCCAGCCAGCCGCAGGACACCACTAGTGTAGGGGCGGGGCGCAGACATCGGACCTGAGCTCGCGCCTGCTGCCACCAGCCTGGGGGGCCATGTCCCAGCGCCAGGCGCCCTCCCCCTCGCCCGCGCcttccccccagccccgccccgccccgctcaCCGGGCTGCAGGCTCTGCACGCGAAGCCGGTGCTGCATGTGGGCCACTCGCGAGGCGTTGCCCACGCTCAGGCTCCCGGTAGCCGCCACGTCGAATTTGCAGAAACTGTCGTCCCCACACAGGTCAGCTGCCGCACTCGCCTGGCTGGGGCTCGCGGAGCTTTCCTCGGGGAAGAGGGGCAGGAAAGTGGGGTCATGCTTAGGCCGTTCCTTGAAGTTTTCCACCAGGAACTTGGAGTCGTAGGTGAGCAGGGAGGAGGCATTCTGCACGGCCCCTGGGAAGACAGCATCAGGGCTGGCGGGTGGGAGGGTCTGGGGGCTCCCCGCACCTCCACCAAGCCCTTCCCAGGGCCGTGCCCTCTGTGCTCCTGCCTGTGGCCTCTTACAGTCCGCCCCGAACCGGAACAGTTCTCGAGAACTGGCGCTGGGTGGCAGGACCTCCCCACTGCGCAGGGTGAAGTCATCGGCTGGGTCGTTGTTGAATGTCCCTAGGAGGCCCTGCGTGTGGGTCAGGAACTTTTCAGGCAGCAGGACCGCCACACTCAGGAATGGCCCTTGGAGGCTGATCTCCAGGCCGGCCTCTGACGTCAGCATGACTGATACTCTGTTCCCAGCGGCTACCGACAGGAACATACCTGGGCACACGTGGAGGTGGGGTCAGGGTCGCCCCTGTGGGCGCTGGGCTCTGACCCCACAGCCTTGGGATGCGTGGGCTAGCACCGTGGGCTTCAGGGCCAGGAGGGAGTCCCCAGGGCCCAGCCTACCTTGACACTCCCCCACCCCGGGTGGCGGGTCTGAGTGCCCAGGCCCTGAAGGGAGCTCCCACACCAGGGTCCTGTGAGGGGGGGACTGGCTGTCGGCCCTCACACCCTGACTCCACCCTGcgcccccttcccttcctgccaggACCCCCAGATGGGGCCCCCAACGTTCCACTCACCCTTCAGGTCCATCCAACGCTGCTCCGCAAAGCTGAGCACCTCCTGGTTCAGCAGCACCTGCAGGACCCCCGCCCCGTCCCCCAGCCGGACCTCTACCACGTCTGAGTTGGCCTCCTGGACGGCCACCGCAGTCAGCCCCGTGCCTCGGTCCTGAGAGCCTGGGATGATGGGTGCAAAATGGGGTCCACCGGGCTCAGACTCCCCCTCCCCAGGGATGACCCTGTGCCCCCCAGAGCCCCCGGGGCCCGGCCTCACCCTCTGGCGTCACCCTGGTCTGGGTCCGCGCCTGCACCCGCAGGTCGGTCAGCGCTGCCTCCAGCAGCACGTACTCGCCACGTCCGTTGAATGTGAAGTTGGTGCCGTCGAAAGTGACGAAGTGTGGGTCCCCGAAAGCGGAGGCTGGGGGGATCGGAAGGTGAGGCGGGTTGTCCTGCCTCTGCCCTGGCCAGCGCCCGCCCAGCCCAGCACCCACCCAGGCGCGGGGGCCGGTAGCTGCGGCAGTCGCTGGAGGGCCGTCTGTTCATGTAGCGGAAGCACTCAGGTGCCCAGAGGCAGCAGTGGTAGAAGCTGATGACGTCGTAGATCCAGTGGGAGAGGCCCGGCACGCGGGGTGGCACGCGGTAGGGGGGTGAGCCCCAGTCGTGGCCGCGGTCCGGGGTGCTGCCCCCGGTGGAGTCAGCAGTCAGGAGCTGCGTGCCGTCCGCAGTGTAGCAGCACTGCTGGCCCGAGTAGTACCGGGGGCTGCGGGCACAGACGGGTCAGGACGGCCCTGGgtccggccccgcccctcctgcGCCCCCCCCTCCATCTCGGGCTCACCTGGCTTGCACCGAGCGCACGCAGTGCACAGCGCCCGGGTGGTAGGTGCACACGCTGCCCTGCTCCAGGTCACAGCCGTAGTCTGTCTGCAGAGGGGCTGGCGGCTGTCACCTGCACGGGCTCGGGGCTCCGCCATCCCCTACCCCTCCGGGGCCTCGGACCCCCAGCCTCACCTCCcaggcctccccctcccctccctgtgaTGCCTCCAGTAGCGTGGCCCTTGCTGGTGGGGGCAGCCGGCCCTAGCCTGCCCCTCACCCACTCCCGGTCCCTGTCTGGGCTGGGGGGCTCACGTGGAAGCGGCCGGAGTCAGCCCGGGCCTGGGCCAGGGTGCAGGGGCAGTCGGGCAGCTCCTCCAGGAATGTGGGCAGCTGGTCCTCCAGCTCCTCCCAGGCCAGGCACTGGTTTCGGGCCCAGGCCACAGGGTCCATCCGGAAGTCTTCACCCAGGTGCCAGGCCAGTGCGTGCTCGTTGCTCCAGATCGCTTGCACATCCCTGTGGGGGACGCACGCACGCTGGGggctgccctccctgccccagccctggccccgccccgccccgcaccCCCTCTCCCGTAGGGCAGCAGACAGGCCCTGGGCTCGTCCTCCTGGGCGGTCCTTACGGCTTCCCTGCGCTGTGTCTGCTGTCCACGATGCGGAGGGAACCCACTTCCCATCTCTGGAAGTTCTGCGGGGCAGGTTTCGGCGTGAAGGTGAAGGAACCGGAGTTGTGGATGTTGGTAGCCAAGGAATACAGGTATGACCACGCTGCTGCCCACTGCTGGGAATACGGCTTCCCTGAGGGGTTGGCAGGGGGAGAAGGCCTCATCAGCCCCGGGGCCTGACCCAGGAACCCCGGGGGCACAGGTGGAGGTGGGTGCCACAGACAGATGGCCCCCACACGAGGGCCTGCCCTGCTGGGGGAGGG harbors:
- the SUSD2 gene encoding sushi domain-containing protein 2 is translated as MKPTLLPWALLLLATVPGPDLWPAAGAQLSCSQRCGDQSGPCSCHPTCFGLASCCVDIRDFCLEISPYSGSMMGGKDFVVRHLNWPNPADSVICSFKESIQTHGYVDASGRVHCVSPLLYESGRIPFTLSMNNGRSFPRSGTWLSVHPSKVSDSEKSQLVNETRWQYYGTPGTQGNLTLTWNTSALPSDTVTIELWGYEETGKPYSQQWAAAWSYLYSLATNIHNSGSFTFTPKPAPQNFQRWEVGSLRIVDSRHSAGKPDVQAIWSNEHALAWHLGEDFRMDPVAWARNQCLAWEELEDQLPTFLEELPDCPCTLAQARADSGRFHTDYGCDLEQGSVCTYHPGAVHCVRSVQASPRYYSGQQCCYTADGTQLLTADSTGGSTPDRGHDWGSPPYRVPPRVPGLSHWIYDVISFYHCCLWAPECFRYMNRRPSSDCRSYRPPRLASAFGDPHFVTFDGTNFTFNGRGEYVLLEAALTDLRVQARTQTRVTPEGSQDRGTGLTAVAVQEANSDVVEVRLGDGAGVLQVLLNQEVLSFAEQRWMDLKGMFLSVAAGNRVSVMLTSEAGLEISLQGPFLSVAVLLPEKFLTHTQGLLGTFNNDPADDFTLRSGEVLPPSASSRELFRFGADWAVQNASSLLTYDSKFLVENFKERPKHDPTFLPLFPEESSASPSQASAAADLCGDDSFCKFDVAATGSLSVGNASRVAHMQHRLRVQSLQPVVSCGWLAPPANGHKQGERYLVGSTVRFRCNNGYSLAGADASTCQADGTWSWPTPTCQPGRSYAVLLGIIFGGLGLVALVGLGYWLLRRRKSNTAVWGSQP